A stretch of the Papaver somniferum cultivar HN1 chromosome 6, ASM357369v1, whole genome shotgun sequence genome encodes the following:
- the LOC113290407 gene encoding G-type lectin S-receptor-like serine/threonine-protein kinase LECRK1, which yields MKFLRQVILSLSLLLLVVPLLAVESSSSDNNLINNITRGSSLSSNDTSPYWLSPSCNLAFGFYLLPDFNDRYVVGIWFVKSPLQTLVWTANPNGHPLHKSSSIHFTNEGKFMLRMMPENNDKLLLPDVPEAASYAKMHDDGNFVLYGSESQIIWESFDYPTDTLLGGQKLKAGIDLFSSNHRLSVRQDDGLVAIHPGTKISLPKQESTTRKRMWMYFEEGCSESYIYRATLDSEGIFNLYKERIDGSTDHNGESASILVLLWKNNQVDHAAVRRLRVIVIIVGIIELLIFFPLIIKWRNKAEKEKSKGGDLESGKTY from the exons ATGAAGTTTCTACGACAGGTAATTCTCTCGTTGTCCTTATTATTACTTGTTGTTCCATTGCTAGCTGTTGAATCCTCTTCTTCGGATAACAATTTGATCAACAACATAACTAGGGGTTCATCTCTTTCTTCGAACGATACTAGCCCTTATTGGCTTTCTCCTTCGTGTAACCTTGCTTTTGGTTTCTATCTGTTACCGGATTTTAATGATCGATATGTAGTTGGTATATGGTTTGTTAAATCTCCATTACAAACCCTAGTATGGACAGCTAATCCTAACGGTCATCCATTACATAAATCATCTTCAATTCACTTCACCAACGAAGGAAAGTTTATGCTGCGGATGATGCCAGAAAACAACGACAAACTCTTGCTGCCCGATGTACCAGAAGCAGCGTCGTACGCAAAGATGCATGATGATGGTAACTTTGTTTTATATGGTTCAGAATCTCAAATTATTTGGGAAAGTTTCGATTATCCTACTGATACCCTTCTTGGAGGTCAAAAGTTGAAAGCTGGAATCGATCTGTTTTCCAGTAATCACAGGTTATCAGTTAGACAGGATGATGGTTTAGTTGCTATTCATCCGGG CACTAAAATATCTTTACCGAAACAAGAATCAACAACAAGAAAAAGGATGTGGATGTATTTTGAAGAAGGATGCTcagaatcatatatatatagagcaACATTGGATTCAGAAGGGATCTTTAATCTGTACAAGGAAAGAATTGATGGATCTACTGATCATAATGGAGAATCTGCTTCCATTCTAGTACTACTATGGAAAAATAATCAGGTGGATCATGCTGCAGTGAGACGATTACGAGTAATTGTTATTATCGTAGGTATCATTGAGCTACTTATTTTCTTCCCATTAATAATAAAATGGAGAAACAAGGCTGAAAAGGAGAAAAGCAAAGGTGGTGATTTAGAATCAGGAAAAACATATTGA
- the LOC113285381 gene encoding G-type lectin S-receptor-like serine/threonine-protein kinase LECRK1 isoform X2 yields the protein MKQNKQVMMILSLSLLLLAPLLVVESSSLTKDNITRGSNLSLNDPSPYWLSPSGNLAFGFYQWSPGQYVVGIWFVKSPRQTQVWTANHNDLPLRKPSSIHFTDEGKLMLRRMPDNKEKPLVPDIQEPVSYAEMHDDGNFVLHGS from the exons ATGAAGCAGAATAAGCAG GTGATGATGATTCTCTCGTTGTCCTTATTACTTCTTGCTCCATTACTAGTTGTTGAATCATCTTCTTTGACAAAAGATAACATAACAAGAGGTTCAAATCTATCCTTGAATGATCCTAGTCCTTATTGGCTTTCTCCCTCGGGTAACCTTGCTTTTGGCTTCTACCAGTGGTCTCCTGGCCAATATGTAGTTGGTATATGGTTTGTTAAATCACCACGGCAAACTCAAGTTTGGACAGCTAACCATAACGATCTTCCATTGCGAAAACCATCTTCAATTCACTTCACTGATGAAGGAAAGTTGATGCTGCGGAGAATGCCAGACAATAAAGAGAAACCTTTAGTACCCGACATACAAGAACCAGTTTCATACGCAGAGATGCATGATGATGGAAACTTTGTATTACATGGTTCGTAA
- the LOC113285381 gene encoding G-type lectin S-receptor-like serine/threonine-protein kinase LECRK1 isoform X1, with product MKQNKQFPQVMMILSLSLLLLAPLLVVESSSLTKDNITRGSNLSLNDPSPYWLSPSGNLAFGFYQWSPGQYVVGIWFVKSPRQTQVWTANHNDLPLRKPSSIHFTDEGKLMLRRMPDNKEKPLVPDIQEPVSYAEMHDDGNFVLHGS from the exons ATGAAGCAGAATAAGCAG TTTCCACAGGTGATGATGATTCTCTCGTTGTCCTTATTACTTCTTGCTCCATTACTAGTTGTTGAATCATCTTCTTTGACAAAAGATAACATAACAAGAGGTTCAAATCTATCCTTGAATGATCCTAGTCCTTATTGGCTTTCTCCCTCGGGTAACCTTGCTTTTGGCTTCTACCAGTGGTCTCCTGGCCAATATGTAGTTGGTATATGGTTTGTTAAATCACCACGGCAAACTCAAGTTTGGACAGCTAACCATAACGATCTTCCATTGCGAAAACCATCTTCAATTCACTTCACTGATGAAGGAAAGTTGATGCTGCGGAGAATGCCAGACAATAAAGAGAAACCTTTAGTACCCGACATACAAGAACCAGTTTCATACGCAGAGATGCATGATGATGGAAACTTTGTATTACATGGTTCGTAA